A DNA window from Bradyrhizobium barranii subsp. barranii contains the following coding sequences:
- a CDS encoding MFS transporter, with protein sequence MTMNATIETAPGPDAVSQRLTFVLAAACGMVAANIYYAQPLIAPISAALGLSHAAAGLIVTMTQIGYGVGLLFIVPLGDLVENRALICSVITLGAAALLAAAFATHALPFLIAALFIGLGSVAVQIIIPYAAHLAPEAIRGRVVGNVSTGLMLGIMLARPVSSFVTAALSWHAVFFMSAALMIVLAAVLWTTLPKRKPVARMHYGTLLLSMPHLARTTPLLRRRALYQASLFGAFTLFWTVAPLQLASEFGFSQRGIALFALAGVAGVFAAPIAGRLADRGHSRIATLVAMLLAAAGFLVTYIGAAGSTLNLACLVVAAIAIDIGVQGNVVLGFRAIFVLGHEHRSRLNGLYMATFFAAGAAGSAVGAWAFAQGGWTLASAIGLALPVAGLLYAATE encoded by the coding sequence ATGACGATGAATGCCACGATCGAGACCGCACCCGGGCCGGATGCGGTGTCGCAACGACTGACCTTCGTGCTTGCCGCGGCCTGTGGCATGGTCGCCGCCAACATCTACTACGCCCAGCCGCTGATCGCCCCGATCAGCGCCGCGCTCGGCCTCTCGCATGCGGCGGCCGGGCTGATCGTCACCATGACGCAGATCGGCTACGGCGTGGGGCTTCTCTTCATCGTGCCGCTCGGCGACCTCGTCGAGAACCGCGCGCTGATCTGCTCCGTCATCACGCTCGGCGCCGCGGCGCTGCTGGCCGCCGCGTTCGCCACCCACGCGCTGCCGTTCCTGATCGCCGCGCTGTTCATCGGCCTCGGCTCGGTCGCCGTGCAGATCATCATTCCCTATGCGGCACACCTTGCGCCGGAAGCCATTCGCGGCCGCGTCGTCGGCAATGTCTCGACCGGATTGATGCTGGGCATCATGCTGGCGCGACCGGTGTCGAGCTTCGTTACGGCAGCGCTGTCATGGCACGCGGTGTTCTTCATGTCCGCCGCGCTGATGATCGTGCTCGCGGCGGTGCTGTGGACGACGCTGCCGAAGCGCAAGCCGGTCGCGCGCATGCATTACGGCACGCTGCTGCTGTCGATGCCGCATCTGGCCCGGACCACGCCGCTGCTCCGGCGCCGCGCGCTCTATCAGGCGAGCCTGTTCGGTGCCTTCACCCTGTTCTGGACGGTGGCGCCACTCCAGCTCGCCAGCGAATTCGGCTTCTCCCAGCGCGGCATCGCGCTGTTCGCGCTCGCCGGCGTCGCCGGCGTGTTCGCCGCCCCGATCGCGGGACGGCTCGCCGATCGCGGCCATAGCCGCATCGCGACGCTGGTCGCCATGCTGCTCGCGGCCGCCGGCTTCCTGGTGACCTATATCGGTGCGGCCGGCTCGACGCTGAATCTCGCCTGCCTGGTCGTGGCCGCGATCGCCATCGATATCGGTGTCCAGGGGAACGTCGTGCTCGGCTTCCGCGCCATCTTCGTGCTCGGGCATGAGCACCGCAGCCGTCTCAACGGCCTCTATATGGCGACGTTCTTCGCCGCCGGCGCTGCCGGCTCTGCGGTCGGCGCCTGGGCCTTCGCGCAAGGCGGCTGGACGCTGGCGTCGGCCATTGGCCTTGCTCTGCCCGTCGCGGGCTTGCTCTATGCGGCGACAGAGTAG